GAAACGAGGCTATGGTCTTGGATCAGTTGCTGTGCAAATATGACTAAAAGGAGAGATGCGGACACAAGCGATGCATTAGTAAAGCTTATTTTGCGTCACTGGAACTGcactttcttttcagcaaagcCTCCAATAGAATTAGCTGCTGGTGGTTACCATAGTTTTGTGCCTCAgggatgttttccttcatgCTTTTGGACTAAAAGGGTATCTGGTCCTCAGGCCAGTCCACTTCTGCAGgatttgggggagaaaaaagaagaaaagaggagataGGAATGCTCCAAGTGTGTTTCTGGAGGCAAGAAGTTGTGTGCTAAGCAGCTTTTGGTGCACAAGGCAAAACCGGAGAAGCTGGGTTTCATCAGCAGGTCGGGTTGATGAAAAGGCCGTGGAGATGATGGACTTTGGTCCtgagctgctgtttcttttgcGAACCTAATAAGTCAGGTTGCCCCCCAAATGGGGCACCGGAGCAGGGGGTTATAGCAGCAGTTTCATACCCCACGTTGATCATCTTCTGATCAGTGAGTGCCTGGTTGCCTGACGGCTTGGAGCTGGGAAGTACCAGTGCAGTAGATGTTCTTTGGGAGGGAAAACCCATACAAGTCCTCGGTGTTTATCGAGGTGTGTTGAGAAGCTCAGCTTTGGGGGGCTTCAGACACGGAGCTGGTGGTAGCAGAGACCCACTGCAGTTCCCATCGCCTCTCCAGTTTGAATTTTTACACCTGATGCTCTTTCCTAGCTGGGAGATCTGATTTTGAGCTATTGAGgactttttccttcttggcAGTGCGGTTTGACTACgttccctttcttccctctcccatgAAGAAGGACGGGTAAAAACCAGCCCATCctacagaatttcttttgctatttgCAGAAACACGCCAAGGGGCAGGATCTACTTAAAAAAGTCTGCGACCACCTCAATCTCCTGGAAGAAGACTATTTTGGTTTGGCCATATGGGACACGCCAACCTCCAGGGTAAGTAGCCGCTGTTGCGTGGTGCGTAATCTCTTCTTCAGACTTCTTTTGGTGTCTCTCCCCAAAGGACTAAGAGAGTCATCACAGAGGCAGAAACTGTGAATAAGTGACTCACAGGAGTgtggattttattaaaaaagctaCAGGAACTTGGATCTTCACCTGGAGAAAATTCATTATATTAGTTTACTGCAAAACGATGCCATTAATTTGTAAAGCTCTAGCTCAAGAAGTTAGGGGAAGATGAGGCTTTTCTCACTCTGGAAAAGCAGCGGGTTTGTTTATTGTCATTTTAAGAAGAGGTTAACTACTCTTAGGCTGCAGAAGATGAGCCTGAAAGGCTGCAGGGGGACTTGCCAGTCTCGGAGCCTGTGTTCGCCAAGAGGCAGAGCTCtctcttgggtttgttttgctgtctctgatgtcttgctgttttcttgtaTGTGACATTTGCTTCCATGTACGTAGCCTGGATTTTTTTACTCTACGAGGTGGTCGTGCTTGCAGAGGGAGGGATAGGTGTGCTTTTAGATCCCATTAAGAGCAAAAAGAATTTAGCTGGAGCAGCTCAACTTCTCACGCTTGTGCTGTGGGGAGCTCGCCGCTGCTTCTCCTGGATCCCTGGCTCTTCTCACGTCCAGGCGCGCTGGCATTGATTCTTCCGAAAGCAAAAGCATGCACCtccttcctgtgctgctttccAACCATTAGggactgaaaacaaacataattttgtcagatttttgtcccagagctgggagctgaggaAGGTAAAGCCGACGTGCATGGGTTTAGTTCCAGTGCTGAGTAAGCTGCTTGGTAGAAGTCTGGTTTGCTCTGATGGGGGAAAACACcatttttggggtgtttttgggAATCTTTCTGGTTATGTTTCATTGAACTTTGAAATCTGAAGCTCCATCTGTCTCTTGCTGTAGCTTCAATCCAGATCCGACACCGAGTTACTGATTCACAAGTAGAAATAATCTTTATAGGAAACCAGCGGATGAGCATCTGCACCTCACGCGCAGAGCTGCGCGGAGCAGGTGGAGGTGTGTGTATTCCTGGACAGGGGAGGGTTGTACGTGGGATTTTCCACCTTGATGTTTAGGGAATAAACCTTCCAGGCGACGGGCGTTTTCCCATGTGGGAACAGGAGATGGGGACAGTGGGAACAGGAGATGGGGACAGTGGGTAGAGCAGCTGGTCGGCACCGGAGGAGCTTgatgctcctgctgctctgaaagGGAGGATTGTTTCCCGTTGATTCATGACACAATGGTGGATAAAAGTGCCGTTAATTGCTGTACCCGTCATCGTCTGCCGGatcaggcagggtgagagccgAGGATGCGTGACTGCACCCTGGGCTCGGCTGCAGTCGTGCGGCACCAGCATGGACGTAAAGATGCTCCGCTTAAATCAGCGACCCTAAGACAACAGCAAGTGGCATCCTTTCAACTGGATTTCGTATCCCCAGTTTTATAGGTTAGAAGGGCAAGCATATAAAAAGGTATGATTAAATTAAGTATCTCTGTCACCCTGCCATGAAGTTACGTGTCCTTCTGGTCAAGACAGATTAGCTTGGGGGATTCAGTGGGTTAATTCTTTCACCTCGGGAGACCTGGATGTCCAAATCCTGCTCAGAGctcatgaaaatgaagaaggTGGTTGAATGTAGTCTCTCCAGGAGGGCTGTTTGCACCGCGCCGTCCCCTTCAGTGGGGCAGACCCTGACTTCTGCAAAGGGAAAAGCTCAGACTTGACGTGCCGGGAGTTGCTCAGACTGTGCTGGCAAAAGCAGAAGTTGTTTTTTGAGGCTTGTGTTGCACCAGCATCCCACAAACCCCCAAATTacagaggagggggaaaaaaaaggatatatttCTAAATTTGTAGCTGACATAATTACTAGAAACTTGAGTCATACTTAAGAGATGAAGTTTATGTCACGCTCCTGTAAAATATTCCATCCTTCCCCAGCAATTGGATGTTTTCACTCATATTTCAGTGATTAGGTCGTTTAAAAACCATAGCTAATAATAGAAAGTATTGGTGATCTTTATTCTGAGTAGGGTAAGTATGGAGACAGGGTGCCTAGAATGAATGCAAACATCCTTGTTGCCTATTTTTAAAGgttctggaggggaaaaaaaaggtgttgcACAAGTGCCCCTCTTAGCTGGATGTGGCTGCTATATGCTTGCAGCCCTAAtatgctgcttctttttcccctcctcttcctcgtgCCTTCCCTACGAGTACCTGGTAGGTGAAGGGTTGGAAGTGCACCCACCGAGACTGCAGACTGGAGTAAAAGTTTTGGAAAAATGCACCGTGTCTCCAGTTTCCATGGCTGCATTCGTGTCAAATGTTGTCTTTTTGCCGTATTTTTAGCGATTTGCAGTTTTCTCTGGTGTTTCTGGAACGTCTGTTAAACTGTGAATGTTTTTATCCTCTTACAGACGTGGCTGGATCCtgccaaagaaattaaaaaacaggTTCACGGTAAGTAGTTTGAATTTATCGTGTGGGGGTGTGTGGTTGCTCCCCCCTTCCCTAAATAAGCGTGGCTTTGGCAGGCGATCCGAGGGGCCCAAGGATGGGTGAGAGTTCAAGTGAGGGTGTCTGGCAGGGATCAGCACAAGTTCAAGCAGGCTGTgcatcctttctcctcttcttaaGTACTTAGCGATGCTctggattcagaaaaaaaaaatgtcatttccttgGGAAAACATAGCTTGGGGTGCGTTCGCCCCATGCAAACCCACGCTATCCTTGCTACCATGCGATGCCGAAATGGGAGATCTGCTCCCTGTTGGAGGATGGGATTTAAAGCTCAAAGGAGATTGGGAGGGCCTGAGTAAAATTGTACGCTGTAGTAAGGTTTTATGGACTCGGAGGCTGTTTCGGCGTCCGAATAGGGGTACCGGAATGATAAATGGCTCAAGTAGTATCAGGGCAAATGCCAGATGGTTTCCAAAGTTGTATTTTAAGGTCTGCTAGCACTGAATTAGTTCAAGATGAGGGCAGTGTCaaagttaaataaattttagatgcttttgttttctctcaggAGCACGTCTGACTGCTTTGAaagtaaaatactgttttatgaaagtgaaatactgttttatgaAAGTAAAATACTGTTTCACGTAGGATTTTAGTGGGGGGCGCAGGACAAAGTGTGTCATTAAGTACAGATTAGGGGGGAAATGCGGCAGGGCTGTGGAGTGGGAAAAGCTCCTGCCTTTATCAGCTTCTCTTTGAATCGATAGCAGGAGGTGTGCAAAGGGCACGAACAGCTCGTGCCATGCCGCGCGGATAAAATTCAGCTCCTAAGTGTAATGAGCAACCTGCTGTGGAATCTGATCCCCCGAGATGGGTTAAATAGGAAATTGAGTTTACTTGAATATGTGGTGAATGTACGTAGGGATATGCATGCACCAGTGTATGTTGGTTTAGGTAACCTCTGCTACCTAAAATATCTTCTTGGAATAACTTGGTTTGAACTGTGTATAATGGAAACAACATGCCTTGTGTTTAATCCCAGCTACGGCGTTGCGTAAGAAGTAAATCCCTGAACGCTAcgtcccccctcctccctgttTGCGATTGCGATAAATCTCTGAGCAAGTTAAGCACAAGGGtatcttctctttctgaaataaatattattttgaactAGTGCTAAACTATTACGAAAATTACTTTGAGTGCTTAATGGGTTGGTCAGGACTGTTTTCTGCGGGtaaatgtgattattttcaagaaaaagagaGTAACCCCTTCAGCTGTGTCACCTCGACTCTCCGTACCGCAAATAATGCCAGTTCTAGGTGTGATTATGTGGATTCTCACTCCGGTGAGCGCCTGTAACGGTGCTGTACAAGGTTTGCAACAAGCTGTGTTAAAGCGTTTAGGTCTGGACTTGTGAAGCTCTTCCTTGCTTGCTGATTTCTTCCAAAGATTGATGCTTGTATTGTGCCGAGTTTAAACTGTGGTCTGACCGCCCGACCGCAGTGCATTAGGCTGCTGAGTGAATTAGCACATCTGCTCCTTACAAGAAATTTGAAAATTGGGTCGAGTGATGAAACAATACTAATTCATTTACTTATAGCACACCCCTGACCTCTCTTCTTTTGAGATTCTTTTCaatcaatgaaaaaatatgTGAGTAATTTAGCCTCTTAGCAAggaattaaacttttttttccgCAAGTTGTGGTTTATTCACGTGTATTTGCCTgccctgctttgttttctcctgcttctaTCTTAGCGCCTGAAAATGAAATCATATCTTAAACCATCTGCTtaagcagcagctagcaagtATTAAAATCAGTATTGTCATCTGCTGGCTGTATTTTGAAGATCAGACTGGATATCCCCGGCTTTTTGTAACGACTGACTATTGTGAAGCTGTTCTggtggctttatttttctcaacCTCTTCTTTATTAATTGCAGGAGGCCCCTGGGATTTTACCTTCAATGTCAAGTTTTATCCACCGGATCCCGCGCAGCTGACGGAGGATATAACCAGGTGGATTACCTGGGAATCCGGGGAGCTCACTAGGCAAAGGAAGCTACTAGGACTGGAAgattaaatagaattttttaatatttgggtGTTATTCCATCCTTCAGCAAGGACATCAGCTGTcttggagggttttttctttgtttttagtGGATGCGTGGGTTGTTCCCTCTCTTCACTGAAGTCCACATGCGTCATTTATAATCCTGGCATGTGTGCGCTTGTAtagaaaagtacatttttatttaaaaacaagattttCTGATCATAAGTGTCCTCTACTCCCTTTGCAGAGTGGAGGTGACCATACATCCTCCTGTCCTCTGCACTGTTTACGTGGGAATATTACCCCATAAGTAAAAATACAGGTAGAAATTAGAAACAAGCATCACCTTGCATTCATCAGTGGCATAAAAAAAGAGGTTCTGTTTGATCTTCAAGTTTCTCGCATTTCTCAGTGCTCTCCATAAAtagtattttgctttctgtcccCCTCCTCCAGGTATTACTTGTGTCTTCAACTTAGACAAGACATCATGACGGGGCGGCTGCCCTGTTCCTTTGCGACTTTGGCTCTGCTGGGTTCGTACACGGTCCAGTCCGAGTTGGGAGACTACGATCCTGATCTGCACAGCCCGGATTATATCACCGAATTTAAATTGGCCCCGAACCAGACAAAAGAACTGGAAGAGAAGGTTGTGGAGCTTCATAAAACGTACAGGTAAGGTGCAGTGGCTGGAGAAGCctgaaataatggaaataatggGGCTCTCTGGTGTTTTCCCCACCTCTGTTgtatgcttttttgttttctgctgcacCAATTTTCATGTTGGCAACAGAAGCTTTAACATTAAGGTGTGAATTTTCAGCTACTGAGGAAAtcaactatttaaaaaagatctaatattttaaagttataagaaaaatgtatctgGAAGCTGGAGTTCTTTTATCCTGCATGAAGAAGCAGGTATGTTTTTAGGAAGCAGATGCAAACTCTGGCACttgttttttaacaaatgcTCTTTTTCAACAGTATAGCCATGAAAGTGGGTtttatttcatatgaaaatgCAGTACAAAGTTTGCTTCTTTTGACCTTGCcctttgtatcttttttttttttaatatttgctttggGATTTATGTAAATTTTGGATTGCAGTCTGGTTGGAGCAGATCCCGTCTCTGTGTATGTGCTGTAGCCTACAgcatgtttggggttttctgctGCCACGTTTAATGAGTAACACTTTATAACGTGGAAGTATTCCAGATAATGCAGGACGTATAAACCGGAGTTAGGCTGTCCTTGTGTTTCCAAGCACGGCCATGACCTGGGCAGATGTGTCTTGTTCAGGTAGGATTGAAGGACCAGATTAGAGGATGACAGTATCCGAAcatcttcctcatctttatTTTGAGCGTATTTTCATAAATGCTCTCGAGCGCTTGGATCGCAGAAGCTGTGCGAAGTTGTGTGCTCGCGTGGAGAGCGGCCAgccagctgcttctgccttctcccagaGACACATTTGGGTTttaagggaggggaaaaaaagcccctaAAACCACTCCGTGATACCGAGGCCTTCAACCGGCAGCCCCTTGACCTGCGAAAAGCTGCTGGCTGATGCACTAATAACGAGAACAGAGCGAAGACGAGACCTTCTCGCAGGCAGACGGGAGCTAATAACCTGAGTGCGGTAGGGAAGGGTGGACGTGTGCCCCCGGCTGTGACCAAAGCTACAATTAACACCTCGCTCAACCCCGCAAATCAATACCTTAAATTGATTCCCCTCCATTTGCACTGAGAGTAGAGGAAACGAGGGAAAATAAGTACGGGGCCACTGACAGGCTTCATGACTTGAAGTCAAAGGCCGTTAGCTGTGCTAGAAGTGGTAGATCGCGCCGTTGAATTATTCATGGCTTCATTAGAGGGCTACTTCAAGATATAGGACGTAGTTATATTTAATCTAGTCGTGTGTGCAGGAGGGAGGAAGCAATACGTACCCATTTAATTACTGGTCCATATTCTGTGAACCTCTGTCAGAGGGTTTTCAGTGGGAAAATTTCTTTGCTAAGCCATGCTCCATCTCTTACCACTTTATTTGCAAAGTGCAAGGCACATGTCGGAGATGGCGACTGCTCCTGGGTCTTTCCTAGAGGACTGTCGTTACAATTGCCTTTGTCTGCCCTGTCTCCCACCACTAAAACCTCAATTTACATTGCCCACAAGACGTACACGAGCTCTCTCGGTAAGAGAGACGTCAAAGCAGGGAACAAAACGCAATGCATACAGCCGAATGctgtcccagcagagctgtTACATGTACCTCGTACACCAGAAACTTATTAACGAGGGCGTTTCAATAACGTTGCTAATAGCCTCCATTATCAGGATGTTTCTGTTAAGCAAAGTTGCGTTGCGGTGCCCCTCCTGCAGACAGGGTACCATCTGTTCCTGGAAAATGTCTCATTCATCTGGTCTGCCCCAGTAGGAATCGCTGCTGAGTGGTCTCAGCTGTCCTTGCATTTACTTTGGAGAATAATagctgggtttggggggggtccgGAGGCAGGAGGTGTGGGAGGACAGTACGGGTCaccctctctgcctgcagctgaatTGGCGTTTCGTCCACTGAATCAGGTTTTATGCCCTGTATCACACTTACTCGCTGGCTTGTCTGGGGTCCGTACAGCTCCACGGAAATAAGGTGCATCTGTTTTATGAGGAGGTCTCAAAGCACAAATTTGTGCATTGAAAGCAATTTAATAATTCATCGTCCTGGCACAAATTTGTTTGtattgaaagcaaaagaaaatctaacGAGTAAATGGTTTTGTGAAGTCTGATCTGTCCCCTCCTAAAAGCAACAGTTCTGCGAATCCCAagccctttctctctttccccagaTCCATGACTCCAGCCCAAGCAGACCTGGAATTTCTTGAGAATGCAAAAAAGCTGTCTATGTATGGAGTTGACCTTCACCAAGCTAAGGTGAGAATCAGCATGTGTGCACCAGCCTGTGGATTTTGTAATTTGATTATCCATCCCTTGTAGGAGCAAGCTTACCTATTTCAGGAGGTTCCTTTTGAAAGATACAGGAAGTACGGAAGCACAGACACACAACAGAAATGCCACAAGCATTCTTGCAAGGGAAGGGATTCTTCCTGATTGCTTATTAATTATATATCACAGGAAAATTTACAAAGCTGCTGATGCAGACAGGTCCTTGCTCTGAGGAACTTAGAATAAGGCTCTGACCCTGCAAGGTCAGCCACTCCGCTCAGAGCAATGCAGGGTAGACTTTAGATGAGCCCTTTGAGCAAACAGCGTCGCAGGACAGATCGGCAGAAGGGAGGAGGTTGTAAGGAGAAGCGTGAAGGAAAAGCAAGCCTGGCCCTGGCTGCACAGGGAGCTGGAAGCAGAAGTcgggggcagggggaggtgaATTTGGGGGAAGACCAAAGGGGTCGTTCGGAAGGCAGACATTGATCTGAAACTTGTAACCCTGACGCTGCTGAAATCCTCATCTGCTTTCCCAGGACTTGGAGGGAGTGGATATCACTCTGGGAGTCTGTTCCAGTGGCCTTCTTGTTTACAAAGATAAACTGAGAATCAACCGCTTCCCTTGGCCCAAAGTCCTGAAGATTTCCTACAAACGCAGCAGCTTCTTTATTAAGATTCGGCCCGGGGAGGTACGTTCTGACTTCTTTGTGCTCGCGGCTTCTTTAGTCGCCTTCTGATTATCACCATCGTGCTTCACTAAAACAAAGTTAGGGGAGGGAGCAAGCTTTTCTCTGAATGAACATTTTACACTCTATTGGGTTTCTGATCTTGGCTTGGTATTAAGTTCAGATAGAGCCTGCTCACCTTGCAGATAAACCAGCGGGTGCCAATTTAAACAACGTGTCATCCAGCACCACCTCCTGGCACTGCGTGGTATTCCCAACATCCAGAGGAAAGCGGTGGGAAGTTCTCAGTTGAAACTGGGAGAGGACTAACTCCTTTTTTTTGGAAACGGGGCAAAACAAAGGCTCTTTGTCtcacttaaaatattaaaaaactaaaatacagaGGCATACCTTTTCACTTagcctgctgcaggcagggggtgGCTGCCCTGACGCTGCCTCTTGTGAACGGGGAGATCCCCggagcagcctggctgctggaaaTAAGAGTGGGGAGGGAGGCTGTACTGGGGCTctgcctctttcctcctctcctccttcctcctgcttcgCTGCCGTGACCCAGCCTTGCCGGGAAGTCGATTTTTGACCCAGCTGAGTAGCGTGACAGGGGGGGTGAATGAGTCTGAATGGTTGCTAACCCCACAGTAGGCTCCTCTGCAAATCCCGGTGCATCCTGAGAggtgcagggacaggggagTGGTGGACCAAGCCCTGTGTTTTCTCAGACCATCCTGCACATCGTGGAGTGGGTTCAACTGCTTTTGGACTAGACCAGCAGTTTGTGCCGCAGCAGAACAGGTCGATGGGCTGGGGACTGGGCTCCTGccacatttgttttcttgctgtaCCTAAATAACTTCTATTTTCCACAGCAAGAGCAGTATGAAAGTACAATTGGATTCAAGCTCCCAAGTTATCGGGCAGCGAAGAAGCTGTGGAAAGTATGTGTTGAACATCACACGTTTTTCAGGTGGGTTTTCTAAACGGTATGACTAATTCTTCAGATTAGCTGCTGAAAATGAGCCACTCCTTCAGTGTTCCTTGGTGTTGCACAAAATTTGGAGTGAAATGGTTGCAGAGACGTTTATATTGCAATAAATTTCTAATAAGCTTCCGCTTCATGAGATACATAAGAGGGAGGTCTTCTGGCTTATGTAAATGTGGGCTTATAGTTCGcgtttgttgttttgttaatGAAGCGTATGCAGAGCCttctttaatttgtattttaatttccctttacCTGCCACTGCCTAGATCTGGAGGTAGGATTTTTAAATCGTGCGTGTGGTTTTCAGGCTGACTTCCACCGAGGCCATCCCGAAGAGCAGGTTCCTGGCACTGGGCTCCAAGTTCCGCTACAGTGGCCGGACGCAGGCACAGACGAGGCAGGCAAGTGCCTTGATTGACCGACCCGCTCCACAGTTCGAGCGGACGGCAAGTAAGCGAGCCTCCAGGAGCCTCGATGGAGGTGAGTGTCTGGtgcctcttccctctccatGGCTGGATTCTGCAGGATGCTGAAATGCTCCTTAAATACCACCTAAAttccctgctttaaaaaaaagaaaataaatagaaaagcgTAACTTCTCACTTTAATACAAGACCTGGAtatgaaatgcaaacagaataGTAGTACTAGCAAGAACTGACTGACAAAAAGGATGTAGGTGGGCGCCGAAGGCTTATGGCAAAGTTCTGGTTGCAAAGACATTTCCTCATTCAACCTCAAcgcatttttccttttagcaaATCAGGAATTAAGCTATTctagggtttgttttgttcagtgTAGCTTCTTAAATGATGTCGTTTTCCTTGAGGGGGGGAATTTTTTTGCCACAACTGTTTGAAACTTTTTCAGTGTCTATTAAAGCGATGCTGATGTTGAAGTTGGTGGCACATCGATCAGGTGGGCTCGTTCCTGACAGTTTTGAAAGAGCCGGATAGCCGCAGGCTAGAGGAGgtgaggcagggaagggggagtgCCGAAGTTTGCCCCCCTTGATCTGGATCATGGGATGCTTGTAAAATTAGGAtccagggagaggggagaatcCCTTTGCACTAAGGGCGCCTGACAGAGCAGGAGCA
This genomic window from Grus americana isolate bGruAme1 chromosome 23, bGruAme1.mat, whole genome shotgun sequence contains:
- the EPB41 gene encoding protein 4.1 isoform X40, with amino-acid sequence MYCKVVLLDDTIFECAVDKHAKGQDLLKKVCDHLNLLEEDYFGLAIWDTPTSRTWLDPAKEIKKQVHGGPWDFTFNVKFYPPDPAQLTEDITRYYLCLQLRQDIMTGRLPCSFATLALLGSYTVQSELGDYDPDLHSPDYITEFKLAPNQTKELEEKVVELHKTYRSMTPAQADLEFLENAKKLSMYGVDLHQAKDLEGVDITLGVCSSGLLVYKDKLRINRFPWPKVLKISYKRSSFFIKIRPGEQEQYESTIGFKLPSYRAAKKLWKVCVEHHTFFRLTSTEAIPKSRFLALGSKFRYSGRTQAQTRQASALIDRPAPQFERTASKRASRSLDGAVAVITPERSPRPTSAPAIAQSHAAEPLPAKPDVKDTFAASKVEKEAAKPDVRREEIPLEKAKPEPADASKKRSKRLDGENIYIRHSNLMLEDLDKTQEEIKKHHANISELKKNFMESVPEPRPSEWDKRLSTHSPFRTLNVNGQIPTGADGPPLVKTQTVTISDVSSAVKSEIPTKEVPIVHTETKTITYEAAQTDGGNGDLDPGILLTAQTITSETTSSTTTTQITKTVKGGISETRIEKRIVITGDADVDHDQVLAQAIKAAKEQHPDMSVTKVVVHQETEIAEE
- the EPB41 gene encoding protein 4.1 isoform X41; this encodes MYCKVVLLDDTIFECAVDKHAKGQDLLKKVCDHLNLLEEDYFGLAIWDTPTSRTWLDPAKEIKKQVHGGPWDFTFNVKFYPPDPAQLTEDITRYYLCLQLRQDIMTGRLPCSFATLALLGSYTVQSELGDYDPDLHSPDYITEFKLAPNQTKELEEKVVELHKTYRSMTPAQADLEFLENAKKLSMYGVDLHQAKDLEGVDITLGVCSSGLLVYKDKLRINRFPWPKVLKISYKRSSFFIKIRPGEQEQYESTIGFKLPSYRAAKKLWKVCVEHHTFFRLTSTEAIPKSRFLALGSKFRYSGRTQAQTRQASALIDRPAPQFERTASKRASRSLDGAKRATQKVEFRAVEEEKQEEVVVVEVPEPKPADQVREKPAVAVITPERSPRPTSAPAIAQSHAAEPLPAKPDVKDTFAASKVEKEAAKPDVRREEIPLEKAKPEPADASKKRSKRLDGENIYIRHSNLMLEDLDKTQEEIKKHHANISELKKNFMESVPEPRPSEWDKRLSTHSPFRTLNVNGQIPTGADGTDGGNGDLDPGILLTAQTITSETTSSTTTTQITKTVKGGISETRIEKRIVITGDADVDHDQVLAQAIKAAKEQHPDMSVTKVVVHQETEIAEE